In Desulfosediminicola ganghwensis, a single window of DNA contains:
- a CDS encoding CaiB/BaiF CoA transferase family protein yields MSNKGALAGVRVLDLSRLLPGPYCSMILADHGADVIAIENRKFQDDGLFFEELYRNKRHMSLNLKNPKGKEIFSRLVRDADVVLEGFRPGVVDRLGVDYEALCQINPGIIYCSISGYGQTGPKRYQVGHDVNYLSTAGVLNLIGEEGGAPTIPAVQIADILGGAMQAAVGILMALYSRTQSGRGQYIDISMTEGVLGLLTLPRFFQQKAGEQPLRSATTLSHKFACYNTYKTKDNRYVAIGAVENRFWHRLCEHLGRPEFAELQYDNARRLELIDWLRETFSQKNLAEWDAELSDLDVCYSAVATVDEIVDSPFFRERQMIHLYPGQNGKLCQTFTSPVKLSETPAEIHSSPATFGQHTREILRELGYSNSYIDEFAGAGVV; encoded by the coding sequence ATGTCGAATAAAGGAGCGCTTGCCGGGGTTCGGGTGCTGGATCTTTCCCGTTTGCTGCCCGGCCCATATTGCTCGATGATTCTGGCTGATCACGGAGCAGATGTCATTGCCATCGAGAACAGGAAGTTCCAGGATGATGGCTTGTTTTTTGAGGAGCTGTATCGAAATAAACGCCATATGTCGCTCAATCTGAAGAATCCAAAAGGAAAAGAGATCTTTTCGCGCCTGGTGAGAGATGCCGATGTGGTGCTGGAAGGGTTTCGGCCAGGCGTTGTTGATAGGCTCGGCGTCGATTACGAAGCTCTTTGCCAAATTAATCCAGGAATAATTTATTGTTCGATTTCAGGATATGGTCAGACCGGGCCGAAGAGATATCAGGTTGGTCACGATGTCAATTATCTCAGTACTGCCGGAGTGCTTAATTTGATAGGCGAGGAGGGTGGGGCGCCGACCATTCCGGCAGTGCAGATTGCTGATATTCTCGGCGGAGCGATGCAGGCAGCGGTTGGTATTCTCATGGCTCTCTACAGCCGCACCCAGAGCGGGCGTGGGCAGTATATCGATATTTCGATGACTGAAGGTGTGCTCGGCCTGTTGACTCTGCCCCGATTTTTCCAGCAGAAAGCAGGGGAGCAACCGCTACGTTCCGCTACAACACTTTCCCATAAATTCGCTTGTTACAATACCTACAAAACCAAAGATAACCGCTATGTAGCAATAGGTGCGGTGGAAAATCGATTTTGGCACAGACTGTGTGAGCATTTGGGCAGACCAGAGTTTGCCGAACTGCAATATGATAACGCAAGGAGGCTTGAACTGATTGATTGGTTGAGGGAGACATTTAGTCAAAAGAACTTGGCCGAGTGGGATGCAGAGCTCTCTGATCTGGATGTTTGCTATAGCGCGGTGGCAACTGTTGACGAGATTGTGGATTCACCATTTTTCAGGGAGAGGCAGATGATTCACCTCTATCCCGGGCAAAACGGAAAACTCTGTCAGACCTTTACCAGCCCGGTGAAATTGTCTGAAACACCGGCAGAAATCCATAGTAGCCCGGCAACATTTGGCCAGCACACCCGGGAGATATTGCGGGAGTTGGGATACAGCAATAGTTATATTGATGAGTTCGCAGGGGCGGGGGTTGTTTAG